Proteins encoded together in one Ipomoea triloba cultivar NCNSP0323 chromosome 4, ASM357664v1 window:
- the LOC116016919 gene encoding receptor protein-tyrosine kinase CEPR2-like — MCFHTMARRNPKLLSLQIPANLLLLFLFFLPSKPLSVETEALLEFKKQLSDPLNYLDSWEASESPCQFYGITCDPRTGLVTGISLDNKSLSGVISPSISMLQALTSLVLPSNALSGVLPTELSKCASLRVLNVTGNNLNGSLPDLSKLTNLEILDLSINYFSGEFPTWVANLTGLVSLGLGNNDFDEGEIPESIGNLKKLTWLYLAHSNLRGEIPDSIFGLEALQTLDICMNRISGNFPKLIGKMQSLYKIELYNNNLTGELPAELADLALLEEFDISNNQMYGALPRGIGNLEKLTVFHVFKNNFSGELPSGFGDMQHLVSFSIYQNSFSGTFPENLGKFSPLSSIDISENQFSGGFPKYLCQNGKLQYLLAVENRFTGEFPETYATCTPLERLRVTENQFSGKVPDGVWALPNVKMIDFSSNGFSGGISPRIGAATNLNQLILSNNKFSGQLPKQLGNLLLMERLYLDNNGFFGLLPSELGMLKQLSSFHLEKNAFVGSIPAELGHCSRLADMNLALNNLSGSIPDSITTMPSLLNSLNLSNNKLTGSIPRSLDNLKLSSIDLSDNQLSGEVSYDLLIMGGDKAFLGNKGLCIDHSIKSEVNTELSVCGGHTVQHKFIKNKVAVLSIALLATTALLGGFLIVSYWNYKQSMRNAKKLEEAKGLNQKWKLESFHHIEFDADEICDLDEENLIGSGGTGKVYRLDLKKGCGTVAVKQLWKGGGVKVLAREMEILGTIRHRNIVKLYACLMNGGSNYLVFEYMPNGNLFQALHRKIKFGKPELDWDQRYKIALGAAKGIAYLHHDCSPPIIHRDIKSTNILLDEAYEAKVSDFGVARISEISQRGSEFSCFAGTHGYMAPEMAYTLRVTEKSDVYSFGVVLLELVTGRNPIDDAYGEGKDIVYWVSTHLDNLESILKVLDANVVSELVQDDMMKVLRIATLCTTKLPNLRPSMKEVVKMLVDAEPSVFKSTGNHHKNEKVLL, encoded by the exons ATGTGTTTCCACACAATGGCCAGAAGAAACCCAAAACTCCTCTCCCTCCAAATTCCTGCAAATCTTTTACTTCTGTTTCTGTTTTTCCTCCCATCCAAGCCTCTGAGTGTAGAAACTGAGGCCCTTCTTGAATTCAAAAAGCAGCTCAGTGATCCCTTGAATTACTTGGATTCTTGGGAGGCTTCAGAAAGCCCCTGCCAATTTTACGGGATTACCTGTGACCCAAGAACTGGTTTGGTCACAGGAATTTCACTTGATAACAAGAGTCTTTCGGGGGTGATATCACCCTCGATTTCTATGCTCCAGGCCCTCACATCTCTAGTGCTTCCATCGAATGCGTTGTCTGGGGTTCTTCCAACCGAACTGTCCAAATGCGCCAGCCTCAGAGTCTTGAATGTCACCGGGAATAACTTGAACGGCAGCCTGCCTGATTTATCCAAGCTGACAAACTTGGAGATTCTCGACTTGTCCATCAACTATTTTTCTGGAGAATTCCCAACTTGGGTCGCAAATCTTACCGGTTTGGTTTCATTAGGCCTTGGCAATAATGATTTCGATGAGGGGGAAATCCCCGAGAGCATTGGGAATTTGAAGAAACTGACTTGGCTTTACCTAGCTCATTCAAATCTGAGAGGAGAAATCCCAGACTCTATTTTCGGCTTGGAGGCATTGCAGACGTTGGACATTTGCATGAACCGCATTTCCGGGAATTTCCCAAAGTTGATAGGCAAAATGCAAAGTCTCTACAAAATTGAGCTCTATAACAATAACCTGACTGGCGAGCTTCCAGCTGAACTTGCAGACCTCGCCCTTCTGGAGGAATTTGATATTTCCAATAACCAGATGTATGGTGCTCTTCCTCGGGGTATTGGGAACCTGGAAAAGTTAACTGTTTTTCATGTGTTCAAGAACAACTTTTCGGGAGAACTCCCTTCAGGCTTTGGGGATATGCAGCATCTCGTTAGCTTTTCTATATACCAGAACAGTTTCTCAGGTACATTCCCAGAAAATCTTGGCAAGTTTTCACCACTGAGTAGTATAGACATTTCTGAAAACCAATTCTCCGGTGGATTCCCAAAATACTTATGTCAGAACGGGAAGTTGCAGTATTTGCTTGCAGTGGAAAACCGTTTTACAGGTGAGTTTCCTGAAACTTATGCTACCTGTACACCATTGGAGAGGTTGAGGGTCACCGAGAATCAGTTTTCTGGAAAAGTCCCGGATGGCGTTTGGGCCCTTCCGAATGTGAAAATGATTGATTTCAGTAGCAACGGTTTCAGTGGAGGTATTTCTCCCCGGATTGGGGCTGCCACAAACTTGAACCAGTTAATTCTGTCAAACAACAAATTCTCGGGTCAGCTCCCTAAACAACTTGGAAATCTCTTACTTATGGAGAGGCTTTACTTGGACAATAACGGTTTCTTTGGGTTGTTACCATCTGAACTTGGGATGTTAAAGCAATTGTCATCCTTCCATTTGGAGAAAAACGCATTCGTGGGATCAATACCTGCTGAATTAGGCCACTGCTCTAGGCTGGCGGATATGAACCTTGCTTTGAATAATCTAAGTGGTAGCATTCCCGATTCCATTACAACGATGCCCTCTCTGTTGAACTCGCTGAATCTCTCAAATAACAAGCTCACCGGCTCAATTCCAAGAAGCTTAGATAACCTGAAGCTTTCATCAATCGATCTGTCTGACAACCAACTCTCCGGGGAAGTTTCATATGATCTTTTGATAATGGGGGGAGATAAGGCATTCCTTGGTAACAAAGGACTCTGCATTGATCACAGTATCAAAAGTGAAGTGAACACAGAGTTAAGTGTTTGTGGTGGGCACACTGTCCAGCATAAATTCATTAAGAACAAAGTGGCTGTGCTCAGCATTGCATTGTTAGCCACAACTGCTCTTCTGGGCGGGTTCTTGATTGTGAGTTATTGGAACTACAAGCAGAGCATGCGAAATGCTAAGAAATTGGAGGAAGCGAAGGGACTGAACCAGAAGTGGAAGCTTGAGAGCTTCCACCACATAGAGTTTGATGCAGATGAAATATGCGATTTGGACGAGGAGAATTTGATTGGAAGTGGAGGGACGGGAAAAGTATATCGCCTTGATTTGAAAAAGGGTTGTGGTACTGTGGCTGTGAAGCAACTGTGGAAGGGGGGTGGAGTGAAAGTTCTGGCTAGAGAAATGGAAATTCTGGGGACAATCAGGCATAGAAATATAGTAAAACTCTATGCCTGTCTAATGAATGGTGGTTCAAATTACTTGGTTTTTGAGTACATGCCAAATGGTAATCTTTTCCAAGCACTTCACCGCAAAATCAAATTTGGTAAGCCAGAATTGGATTGGGACCAGAGGTATAAAATCGCGCTGGGAGCTGCTAAAGGAATAGCTTATTTGCACCACGACTGTTCGCCTCCTATTATTCACAGAGATATCAAGTCCACCAACATTCTTCTTGACGAGGCTTATGAAGCAAAAGTTTCAGATTTCGGGGTTGCAAGAATTTCAGAAATCTCTCAAAGAGGATCCGAGTTTAGCTGTTTTGCAGGAACTCATGGTTACATGGCTCCTG AGATGGCGTATACGCTTAGGGTGACCGAGAAAAGCGATGTGTATAGCTTCGGTGTGGTGCTATTAGAACTAGTGACAGGAAGAAATCCAATAGATGATGCATATGGAGAAGGAAAAGACATAGTTTACTGGGTCTCAACTCATCTGGACAACCTCGAAAGCATCCTCAAAGTTCTCGACGCCAATGTAGTCTCAGAGCTAGTCCAGGATGACATGATGAAAGTCCTGAGAATTGCAACACTCTGCACCACAAAGCTTCCGAATCTTCGGCCCAGCATGAAAGAGGTCGTCAAAATGCTGGTTGATGCTGAGCCCTCAGTGTTTAAGTCCACTGGGAATCATCATAAAAATGAGAAAGTCCTCCTGTAG
- the LOC116016921 gene encoding F-box/kelch-repeat protein At3g23880-like, whose amino-acid sequence MIANRRKMSGHFPEDVLISILSRLPVATVLRCTAVCKSWYALISSPLFISTHFQFNSAKTHLLLRYCDEDRVLDKKENYNLYFDDNDTFEVYRKFEFPFIGVNDYFRIVGSCNGLVCLTDDMGEYNLTTILWNPSIRKSVVLPEPRVTFTSHGACSHTHGFGFDPLTNEYKVVRIVNIWLNDGPPQVELYELSKGRWRDISHAASGFRYRVGATAPAAFARGILHWAAMDENFRNVILWFDMSKEVFGEISLPESLASSSLRYFTDLRVGMYKESLAVFVHGTYSMNPYCCVWVMEEYGNVRSWTQLFSINHLRLGFQLLVGFRQNGEALFVDRDKCFAIFDPKALVIEYLDIHGSYLHAFYASTYTESLVFMDKIEWSDTNTVRDLLLKHSIEDDADQCTHS is encoded by the coding sequence ATGATCGCAAACAGGAGAAAAATGTCAGGCCATTTTCCTGAAGACGTCTTGATCAGCATCCTATCAAGGCTCCCCGTCGCCACTGTTCTGCGGTGCACCGCCGTCTGCAAATCTTGGTACGCTCTAATCTCCAGTCCCCTATTCATTTCCACCCATTTCCAATTCAATTCCGCCAAAACCCATCTTTTACTTAGATACTGCGATGAAGACCGAGTGCTGGACAAGAAGGAGAACTATAATCTGTATTTTGATGATAATGATACATTTGAAGTGTACAGAAAGTTTGAGTTTCCTTTCATTGGTGTAAACGATTATTTTCGCATTGTGGGTTCTTGTAACGGTTTAGTGTGTTTGACGGATGATATGGGCGAGTATAACCTCACCACTATTCTCTGGAACCCGTCGATTAGAAAATCAGTTGTCCTTCCGGAACCTAGGGTTACATTCACTTCGCATGGAGCTTGTAGCCATACCCATGGGTTTGGGTTTGACCCGTTGACTAATGAATACAAGGTTGTTAGGATTGTTAATATCTGGCTCAATGATGGGCCGCCCCAGGTTGAGCTCTATGAGTTGAGTAAAGGAAGGTGGAGAGATATTAGTCACGCGGCGAGTGGGTTTCGCTACCGTGTGGGTGCCACCGCGCCTGCTGCTTTCGCTAGGGGGATCTTGCATTGGGCTGCCATGGATGAAAACTTTAGAAATGTCATTTTGTGGTTTGATATGAGTAAGGAGGTGTTTGGCGAGATCTCGTTACCCGAGAGTTTGGCGAGTTCAAGTTTGAGATATTTTACGGATTTAAGAGTTGGAATGTACAAGGAATCGCTTGCTGTTTTCGTGCACGGTACGTATAGCATGAACCCGTATTGCTGCGTGTGGGTAATGGAAGAGTATGGGAATGTACGGTCCTGGACTCAGTTATTCTCCATCAATCATCTTCGTCTAGGGTTTCAGTTGCTTGTTGGGTTTAGGCAAAATGGTGAAGCTTTATTTGTGGATCGAGATAAATGTTTTGCTATATTTGATCCCAAGGCACTGGTAATTGAGTATCTTGATATCCATGGCTCATATTTGCATGCTTTTTATGCAAGCACTTACACGGAGAGCCTAGTTTTTATGGACAAAATTGAATGGTCTGATACAAATACTGTGAGAGACCTTCTGCTTAAGCATAGTATTGAAGATGATGCTGATCAGTGTACTCATAGTTGA